From Pyrenophora tritici-repentis strain M4 chromosome 1, whole genome shotgun sequence, the proteins below share one genomic window:
- a CDS encoding Mito-carr domain containing protein, translating into MASNGSSDKMNYIYNSQLDAFTLYHISHEKDHHSAVGPALPALGHATSGALGTAISKLITYPLDVVITRLQVQRQLHHDDKHPHYNGLLDAIEKIYEREGGPKAFYSGVLQETLKGVADSFLFFLAYSYVRQKRLDARDNGRSLPALEEIGIGVVAGAFSKLFTTPIQQIVTRKQTAAMMTQDSATDIPPLSSTRDIAAEIRREKGIQGFWSGYSASLILTLNPSITMLLHKALLRLLVPRAKRDNPGARVTFFLAAISKVLASTATYPFSLAKTRAQVSLQKPTSGTGETSDKEKSGDALKSKALQARQRTVFSTILRIAQTEGMWALYEGLGAEVLKGFFSHGITMLMKDRIHAVIISLYYMVQKALEMYPGPKEMVKKAADDVQSSDAYGKSIEVVGNATESVKNVVAEGSQQAQDLVEKSKDAAGDAYSKSAQTVETAAETASSTAQDMYNKGKQMFTQSQDAAGEAMENAKTAASDASQQARDAVVDAKVRDINGPDSGIKE; encoded by the exons ATGGCTTCTAACGGCAGTTCCGACAAGATGAACTACATCTATAACTCGCAGCTC GATGCCTTCACGCTCTACCACATATCGCACGAGAAAGACCATCACAGCGCAGTCGGTCCTGCACTCCCAGCGCTTGGCCATGCGACATCAGGTGCTCTAGGAACGGCGATATCGAAGCTCATAACATACCCTCTCGACGTCGTCATCACGCGCCTACAGGTCCAGCGACAACTACATCACGATGATAAGCACCCACACTACAACGGACTCTTGGACGCCATCGAGAAGATATACGAGAGGGAAGGCGGCCCAAAGGCTTTCTACAGTGGTGTGTTACAGGAGACACTCAAGGGCGTCGCAGACAGCTTCCTGTTCTTTCTTGCATACTCCTATGTGCGACAGAAGAGACTTGATGCACGCGACAATGGACGAAGTCTGCCAGCGCTGGAGGAGATCGGTATTGGTGTAGTCGCAGGCGCTTTCTCCAAGCTCTTCACTACACCGATTCAGCAGATTGTCACCAGGAAGCAGACAGCAGCAATGATGACGCAGGACTCAGCAACCGACATACCACCCCTGTCAAGTACAAGAGATATTGCAGCAGAGATCAGGCGCGAAAAGGGCATACAAGGCTTCTGGTCAGGATACTCTGCCAGCTTGATCCTGACTTTGAATCCTTCGATTACGATGCTGCTGCACAAGGCCCTGCTACGTCTGTTGGTACCAAGGGCCAAGCGCGACAATCCTGGAGCACGGGTTACCTTTTTCCTGGCAGCCATTAGCAAAGTTCTGGCCTCGACCGCCACTTATCCCTTCTCGCTCGCAAAGACGCGTGCGCAAGTGTCTTTACAGAAGCCCACATCTGGCACTGGGGAGACGTCGGACAAAGAGAAGTCGGGGGATGCGCTGAAGTCAAAGGCTTTGCAAGCTAGACAACGAACTGTCTTCAGTACCATCTTGCGCATTGCACAGACGGAGGGAATGTGGGCTCTTTACGAGGGGTTGGGAGCTGAAGTGTTGAAAGGCTTTTTCTCTCATGGTATCACCATGTTGATGAAGGACCGCATTCATGCTGTCATCATTAGTCTGTACTACATGGTGCAAAAGGCGTTGGAAATGTACCCTGGGCCCAAAGAAATGGTGAAAAAGGCAGCGGACGATGTGCAGAGTAGCGACGCTTATGGGAAGAGCATCGAAGTGGTCGGAAATGCAACCGAGTCGGTCAAGAATGTTGTAGCAGAGGGCTCACAGCAGGCGCAGGATCTGGTAGAGAAGAGCAAAGACGCTGCTGGTGATGCATACTCAAAAAGTGCACAGACCGTAGAGACGGCAGCAGAGACGGCGTCGTCGACAGCCCAGGATATGTACAACAAGGGTAAACAAATGTTTACCCAGAGCCAGGATGCTGCTGGTGAAGCCATGGAGAATGCCAAGACTGCAGCGAGCGATGCGTCACAGCAGGCTAGGGATGCCGTAGTGGATGCCAAGGTCAGAGATATCAACGGCCCTGATAGCGGCATCAAAGAGTAG